Part of the Dermatophilus congolensis genome is shown below.
ACTCCCGGCGCCCCAACCCGACACGTTTCACTCAAAACCACACCCAAGAAACGCCACACGAACCGTTACCTTCTTCGCGCCCCGATGATGAGGGGGCGTCCTCCAGGCCCGGCATGACTAATCGCCCCTGTCGAACGCATGATCCCCCGCGAGACGCCAACCGGGCCTGGTGACGTCGTTGGACTGCTGGTATGGACACGGCCCGCGACAGTGCTCGTGAGGTCTCAACGCAGACGTAGGTGCCGGCATCCGACGCCCGACTGGTGACCAGCGGAACATAAGTCCGTCGCTCATCAGGAGGTTGCGATGCACGGTCTACTCGACCGCTCTTACGCGGTGTACCTCGGCCTGGACGTCAGCAAAGGCGAACACCACGCCTGCGCCCTGGCCCAGGACGGGAAACGCTTGCACGACAAACCATTGTCACAAGACGAAACCCGCATCAAAGATGCTGTACAACAAGCTCACGGCCCACGGGGCCGAACTCTGTGCCGTGGACGCAACGGGGCGGGGCCGGGTCAGTCCTGGTCGAGGAGACTCAGGAGGGGAACGCACGCGCCCCACAGAAGACCGGTCGTCGTGTAGGGGTGTTTGACGCCGCGACGCGCGAACCATCCTGCGACCACGTCGTCG
Proteins encoded:
- a CDS encoding IS110 family transposase, giving the protein MHGLLDRSYAVYLGLDVSKGEHHACALAQDGKRLHDKPLSQDETRIKDAVQQAHGPRGRTLCRGRNGAGPGQSWSRRLRRGTHAPHRRPVVV